The Deinobacterium chartae genome contains a region encoding:
- a CDS encoding menaquinone biosynthesis decarboxylase, producing MAFSDLQGFIAQLEREGELVRVSEPVSRHLEITEIADRLVKKDGPAVLFENVTGSDFPLVIGLMGTRRRMAMALRAASLDAVADRVRSLLDVKLGGGLMGMAANLPKLKELASLPPRRVARAPVQQVVWRGDEVDLSRLPILHCWPQDGGPFVTLPLVITRDPISGDYNMGMYRMQVMSKNTTGMHWQRHKTGARHLESAARLGQKLEVAVALGGDPALIYAATAPLPPVPGLSEYALTGYLRGERQPVVRGVTVDLEVPANAEFILEGYVDPQEEWVDEGPFGDHTGFYTPVDKYPVFHVTAITMRRDPVYPATIVGRPPMEDAYLIEASERLFLAAAQLILPEIVDYAMPPAGVAHNLVFVSIKKTYPGQAYKVANGLFGLGQMMFAKVIVVVDEDVPVSDFERVWREVSEKALPGRDTLTSRGPIDVLDHSSRQWSYGGKLIIDATTKHLEEGPRAGAAEFIPAPQSDLPALEGVVAQRQTSAGYWFVSVNKTRAGQGRELGEALARHPAAAGMRHILLVDEQTDVNDDQDVWWTILNNVDPERDVRVLEGRLVWDGTPKRADEGFERVWPDKIVMTDEVKRRVDAMWHVWRLPAL from the coding sequence ATGGCCTTTTCCGACCTGCAGGGTTTCATCGCTCAGCTCGAGCGTGAAGGCGAACTGGTGCGCGTCAGCGAACCGGTCAGCCGCCACCTCGAGATCACCGAAATCGCCGACCGTCTGGTTAAAAAAGATGGTCCTGCCGTGCTGTTCGAGAACGTTACGGGCAGCGACTTTCCGCTGGTCATCGGCCTGATGGGCACGCGCCGCCGCATGGCGATGGCGCTGCGGGCCGCCAGCCTCGATGCGGTCGCCGACCGGGTACGCAGCCTGCTCGACGTCAAGCTGGGCGGCGGCCTGATGGGCATGGCGGCCAACTTGCCCAAGCTCAAAGAGCTGGCCAGCCTGCCGCCGCGCCGCGTTGCGCGCGCCCCGGTACAGCAGGTGGTGTGGCGCGGCGACGAGGTGGACCTCTCCAGGCTGCCCATCTTGCACTGCTGGCCTCAGGACGGCGGTCCCTTCGTGACCCTGCCGCTGGTCATTACCCGTGATCCCATCAGCGGCGACTACAACATGGGCATGTACCGCATGCAGGTGATGTCAAAAAACACCACCGGCATGCACTGGCAGCGGCACAAAACCGGGGCAAGGCACCTCGAGAGTGCCGCCAGGCTGGGCCAGAAGCTCGAGGTGGCCGTGGCCCTGGGCGGCGACCCCGCGCTGATCTACGCCGCGACCGCGCCGCTGCCGCCGGTGCCGGGCCTCAGCGAGTATGCCCTGACCGGTTACCTGCGCGGCGAGCGCCAGCCGGTGGTGAGGGGCGTGACCGTGGACCTCGAGGTGCCCGCCAACGCCGAGTTCATCCTCGAGGGCTACGTGGACCCGCAGGAGGAGTGGGTGGACGAGGGACCGTTCGGGGACCACACCGGCTTTTACACCCCGGTGGACAAGTACCCGGTTTTTCACGTCACCGCCATCACCATGCGCCGTGACCCGGTTTACCCGGCCACCATCGTGGGCCGCCCGCCCATGGAGGACGCCTACCTGATCGAGGCTTCCGAGCGGCTGTTCCTGGCCGCCGCACAGTTGATCTTGCCCGAGATCGTGGATTACGCCATGCCCCCTGCCGGGGTGGCGCACAACCTGGTGTTCGTCTCGATCAAGAAGACCTATCCGGGGCAGGCCTACAAGGTCGCCAACGGCCTGTTCGGCCTGGGGCAGATGATGTTTGCCAAGGTGATCGTGGTGGTGGACGAGGACGTGCCGGTCAGCGACTTCGAGCGGGTCTGGCGCGAGGTGAGCGAGAAAGCCCTTCCCGGACGCGATACCCTCACCAGCCGCGGCCCCATCGACGTGCTCGACCACTCGAGCCGCCAGTGGAGCTACGGCGGCAAACTGATCATTGACGCGACCACCAAGCACCTCGAGGAGGGCCCCAGAGCGGGCGCGGCAGAGTTTATCCCCGCGCCGCAGTCCGACCTTCCCGCGCTCGAGGGTGTCGTGGCGCAGCGCCAGACGTCGGCGGGCTACTGGTTCGTTTCGGTGAACAAGACCCGCGCCGGGCAGGGGCGCGAACTGGGCGAAGCCCTCGCCCGGCACCCGGCCGCTGCCGGCATGCGGCACATCCTGCTGGTGGACGAGCAGACCGACGTGAACGACGATCAGGACGTGTGGTGGACCATTCTCAACAACGTCGATCCGGAGCGCGACGTGCGCGTCCTCGAGGGGCGACTGGTGTGGGACGGCACGCCCAAGCGCGCCGACGAGGGGTTTGAGCGGGTGTGGCCGGACAAGATCGTGATGACCGACGAGGTCAAGCGGCGTGTGGACGCCATGTGGCACGTCTGGAGGTTGCCCGCGCTCTGA
- a CDS encoding GNAT family N-acetyltransferase, which translates to MLALPLLKSHSRPGLELRPLEEHDAAPLALLIERNREHLRTWLGWLDGEWNPERLRMQIRAGRRRSLEGHGLELAIWFEQRLIGRISFNEIHAHHRRASVGYWVDRDAEGRGLVTAACRLLVHYGFTELQLERIEIRCAAGNLRSQGVPKRLGFQLEGVLRHNERLYDRYVDHVVFSMRREEWAQAPGTLRP; encoded by the coding sequence ATGCTTGCGCTGCCCCTGCTGAAATCCCACAGCCGCCCCGGCCTGGAACTGCGTCCGCTCGAGGAGCACGACGCGGCACCGCTGGCCCTGTTGATCGAGCGTAACCGCGAGCACCTGCGGACCTGGCTGGGCTGGCTCGACGGCGAGTGGAACCCCGAGCGCCTGCGAATGCAAATCCGCGCGGGCCGCCGCCGCTCGCTCGAGGGGCACGGGCTGGAGCTGGCGATCTGGTTCGAGCAGCGCCTGATCGGACGCATTTCCTTTAACGAGATTCACGCCCATCACCGCCGCGCCTCGGTGGGTTACTGGGTGGACCGCGACGCCGAGGGGCGCGGGCTGGTGACCGCCGCCTGCCGCCTGCTGGTGCACTACGGTTTTACGGAGTTGCAGCTCGAGCGCATCGAGATCCGCTGCGCGGCGGGCAATCTGCGCAGTCAGGGGGTGCCCAAGCGCCTGGGCTTTCAGCTCGAGGGGGTGCTGCGCCACAACGAACGGCTGTACGACCGTTACGTGGACCACGTGGTTTTCTCGATGCGGCGCGAGGAGTGGGCGCAGGCACCGGGCACCTTGCGCCCCTGA
- a CDS encoding HNH endonuclease — protein MGLVEPETVTQSQPALARAVNLNQPRVLVLNVSYEPLHVCSVKRAITLMMYGIAEVIENSDDVVRSPSTVMPVPSVIRLKRYIRRPRVHPIPFSRRNVMRRDFYTCQYCGSRQDLTLDHVLPRSRGGRHIWENVVVACRSCNQRKGNKTPEEIGFRLRVPPKAPSFGLYAYGHASEWQPTWQKYIY, from the coding sequence ATAGGGCTTGTGGAGCCTGAAACCGTAACGCAGAGCCAGCCCGCGCTGGCACGAGCCGTCAACCTGAACCAACCGCGGGTGTTGGTTCTGAACGTCTCGTACGAGCCGCTGCACGTCTGCTCGGTCAAGCGCGCGATCACGCTGATGATGTACGGCATCGCTGAAGTCATCGAAAACAGCGACGACGTCGTCCGCTCACCCAGCACGGTGATGCCCGTGCCCAGCGTTATCCGGCTTAAGCGGTACATCAGACGGCCGCGGGTCCATCCGATTCCTTTCAGCCGGCGCAACGTGATGCGCCGTGATTTTTATACCTGCCAGTACTGTGGGTCGCGGCAGGACCTGACCTTGGACCACGTCCTGCCCCGCTCGCGCGGCGGACGCCACATCTGGGAGAACGTCGTGGTCGCTTGCCGCAGCTGCAACCAGCGCAAGGGCAACAAGACCCCCGAGGAGATCGGGTTTCGTCTGCGCGTTCCCCCCAAGGCCCCGTCGTTCGGGCTGTACGCCTACGGGCACGCGTCCGAGTGGCAGCCCACCTGGCAGAAGTACATCTACTGA
- a CDS encoding MarC family protein, with product MLAIITQTFLTMFVVMDPIGLAPIFIGLAGSRPAFERRAIALKATLVAGGIILMFALFGRALLEHLGISLEAFRVAGGVLLFLIALDMVFARQSGAKETPAEEQEAQDRQDISVFPIAIPLIAGPGTLASVMILASEARGRALDLAAVLLVTFGVLVLCYVALRAAGQIARVIGLTGVNVVTRVLGVLLGALAIQYIADGVIGFVHTAALNP from the coding sequence ATGCTAGCGATCATCACCCAGACTTTCCTGACCATGTTCGTGGTCATGGACCCCATCGGTCTCGCTCCGATCTTTATCGGCTTGGCCGGCAGCCGACCGGCTTTCGAGCGCCGCGCCATCGCCCTTAAGGCCACGCTGGTCGCCGGTGGCATCATCTTGATGTTCGCGCTGTTCGGACGGGCGCTGCTCGAGCACCTCGGCATCAGCCTCGAGGCTTTCCGGGTGGCGGGCGGCGTGCTGCTGTTCCTGATCGCGCTGGACATGGTGTTCGCGCGTCAGAGCGGTGCCAAGGAGACCCCTGCCGAGGAACAAGAAGCCCAGGACCGGCAGGACATCTCGGTGTTTCCGATTGCCATTCCCCTGATCGCCGGCCCCGGAACGCTGGCCAGCGTGATGATTCTGGCCTCCGAGGCGCGCGGGCGGGCGCTCGACCTGGCGGCGGTGCTGCTGGTGACGTTCGGGGTGTTGGTGCTGTGCTATGTGGCCTTGCGGGCTGCGGGTCAGATCGCCCGGGTGATCGGCCTGACCGGTGTGAACGTGGTGACCCGGGTGCTGGGCGTGCTGCTGGGCGCGCTGGCAATTCAGTACATCGCCGACGGTGTGATCGGCTTCGTGCATACGGCCGCGCTGAATCCCTGA